A window of Nicotiana tabacum cultivar K326 chromosome 24, ASM71507v2, whole genome shotgun sequence contains these coding sequences:
- the LOC142178427 gene encoding uncharacterized protein At1g27050-like — MGRKRDRTHFNRHVPYSFPKRRRPLPTNAVSDDPLPENTSSSTAKQQPGSVVVIGVPTDCSVLDLKSRFEIYGSISRTRMDPNGLAYITFRSYDSAQSAVNAAVDSSFPITLHSKPVQVIWATDRVPQWKEGVMRKDDLSTSTVASKLVRAEVPLSRHGRGNRLGSAIVNPKDEDNDNAGNNGRGHVSTRLVEPDNAGDNGRGHVSTRLVEPYKGREIVAYDDIL, encoded by the exons ATGGGTCGGAAGAGAGACAGAACCCACTTCAACCGCCACGTCCCTTATTCCTTTCCCAAGCGCCGCCGTCCTCTACCAACCAACGCCGTCTCCGACGACCCTTTACCAGAAAACACCTCATCTTCCACCGCCAAGCAGCAACCCGGTAGTGTGGTGGTTATTGGGGTTCCTACTGATTGCTCTGTTCTTGACCTTAAATCTCGTTTTGAGATTTATGGTTCCATCTCTCGCACCCGTATGGACCCCAATGGTCTCGCTTACATCACTTTCCGTTCCTATGATTCTGCTCAGTCTGCTGTTAATGCTGCTGTAGATTCCTCTTTCCCCATTACTCTCCACTCCAAGCCA GTTCAGGTAATATGGGCAACTGACCGTGTGCCACAGTGGAAGGAGGGCGTGATGCGAAAGGATGATCTATCCACATCAACGGTTGCATCGAAGCTAGTTAGAGCAGAGGTGCCACTAAGTAGGCACGGGAGAGGTAACAGACTGGGATCAGCAATTGTGAACCCCAAAGATGAGGATAATGATAATGCTGGCAATAATGGTCGTGGACATGTTAGTACAAGGCTGGTTGAGCCTGATAATGCTGGCGATAATGGTCGTGGACATGTTAGTACAAGGCTGGTTGAGCCGTACAAGGGTAGGGAAATTGTTGCCTATGATGATATTCTGTAA